One Verrucomicrobiota bacterium genomic region harbors:
- a CDS encoding LysM peptidoglycan-binding domain-containing protein, with protein sequence MSSIIQLAFKIRLPVLGVVACLLGLSGCIPPKGEEVSEQSLASFRNGEDYLRQGRHDQALTAFLKVIDTVTVAPESHLNVGQLYLEHAKDPVLAIYHFREYLKFNPTSRQAPMVRELIDTAKKEFARTFPANLFDAELERMDMLNVIEQKDAEILSLKKELARIRAEANSLNIRLQEVQSRTPSYTAPEPSVLPQQRRVQPLPRSNLLDGSQASAPSGVTGTYTVVAGDNLLIISQKVYGTSNRYNEIFEANRDIMPNVNTLNVGMKLKIP encoded by the coding sequence ATGTCCTCTATTATCCAATTAGCTTTTAAAATACGACTGCCTGTATTGGGCGTGGTAGCTTGCTTACTTGGGCTTTCAGGTTGTATTCCGCCAAAAGGAGAAGAAGTTTCTGAACAAAGTTTGGCAAGTTTTCGAAATGGAGAGGATTATTTGCGGCAGGGTCGACACGACCAGGCGCTTACTGCTTTCCTTAAGGTCATTGATACCGTGACGGTTGCACCTGAGTCCCATCTGAATGTTGGACAGCTTTATTTGGAACATGCCAAAGATCCTGTTCTGGCGATTTATCATTTCCGCGAATACCTTAAGTTCAATCCTACATCAAGGCAGGCCCCTATGGTGCGTGAGCTTATCGACACCGCCAAAAAAGAATTTGCACGAACCTTTCCAGCCAATCTCTTCGATGCTGAGCTTGAGCGTATGGATATGCTCAATGTCATAGAACAAAAAGACGCTGAGATTCTTTCCTTGAAAAAGGAACTGGCCCGAATCAGGGCAGAAGCGAATTCCCTCAACATTCGTCTACAAGAAGTTCAATCGCGAACCCCGTCCTACACGGCACCAGAGCCTTCTGTGTTACCTCAACAGCGTCGTGTTCAGCCTCTGCCGCGTAGTAATCTTCTCGACGGATCTCAAGCATCTGCACCTTCCGGAGTGACTGGCACCTACACGGTTGTTGCAGGGGATAATTTGCTTATAATAAGTCAGAAAGTCTATGGGACTTCCAACCGCTACAATGAGATTTTTGAGGCCAACCGCGACATCATGCCCAACGTGAATACCTTGAATGTGGGTATGAAGTTAAAGATTCCTTAG
- a CDS encoding KpsF/GutQ family sugar-phosphate isomerase has product MQLESQAILDTAETLDDSFVQVVEAIQKVVNGKRKLILAGLGKNAGICQKLVGTFNSIGVSSAFLDPVQAAHGDLGMCQEEDLAFVFSNSGETREVLELIPLLRRVGVQTVAITSDKESRLASNCDRVLTYLAKEEACPLNLAPTASTTASLALIDAVAMVFLDQREFDKEDFAKFHPSGSLGASLLLRVNEIMRKGDRFATILVGATVQETIVEMTRAKAGSITIINNEGFLKGIFTDADLRRAILKNSEVFTRPINDFMTTHPITIQTGALVADALKVFEENPIDDLLVVSEEGKPLGMIDGQDLPKLRVV; this is encoded by the coding sequence ATGCAATTAGAGTCTCAGGCTATTCTCGATACCGCGGAAACGCTTGACGACTCCTTCGTTCAGGTTGTTGAGGCCATACAAAAAGTCGTAAACGGAAAACGTAAATTGATTCTTGCCGGCCTGGGGAAAAATGCAGGTATTTGCCAAAAACTGGTGGGGACTTTCAATAGCATTGGAGTAAGTTCTGCATTTCTCGATCCCGTCCAAGCAGCACATGGTGACTTGGGCATGTGCCAGGAAGAGGATTTAGCATTCGTTTTTAGTAATAGCGGTGAGACAAGAGAAGTCCTTGAGTTGATTCCCTTACTTCGGAGGGTCGGTGTTCAAACTGTGGCGATAACCAGTGATAAAGAAAGTCGGCTAGCAAGTAATTGTGATAGGGTGCTGACTTATCTAGCCAAAGAGGAAGCCTGCCCGTTGAATCTTGCACCAACCGCTAGCACAACCGCATCGCTGGCCCTTATCGATGCAGTGGCTATGGTTTTTTTAGACCAACGAGAATTTGACAAAGAAGATTTTGCAAAATTTCATCCCTCCGGATCACTGGGAGCGAGTTTACTATTAAGGGTTAATGAAATCATGCGGAAAGGCGACCGGTTTGCCACCATCCTTGTAGGAGCCACCGTACAGGAAACTATCGTGGAGATGACTCGAGCAAAAGCCGGGTCGATAACAATAATAAATAATGAGGGCTTTTTAAAAGGGATCTTTACGGACGCTGATTTGAGAAGAGCCATTTTGAAGAACTCTGAAGTCTTCACGCGGCCAATCAATGATTTCATGACGACACATCCTATCACTATTCAGACGGGTGCGCTTGTTGCAGATGCCTTAAAAGTTTTTGAGGAAAATCCAATCGATGACCTGTTGGTAGTCAGCGAAGAAGGAAAACCCTTGGGAATGATAGACGGCCAGGATTTACCCAAGCTACGAGTCGTCTAA
- a CDS encoding secondary thiamine-phosphate synthase enzyme YjbQ, translating into MAVFQSTISIQTRGKGTVEISDLLQDKIASSGYQVGIASVFCHHTSCSLVLMENADPSARRDLENYFERLVPENDPHYTHTYEGPDDMPSHIKMALTRSSENIPFSNGRSSLGTWQGMFLWEHRTAPHNRKLTVTIMGE; encoded by the coding sequence ATGGCCGTTTTTCAATCCACTATTTCAATCCAGACGAGAGGAAAAGGTACCGTTGAAATAAGTGATCTGCTTCAAGACAAAATCGCTTCATCTGGTTATCAGGTAGGAATCGCTTCTGTCTTTTGTCATCATACCAGCTGCAGTCTTGTTCTTATGGAGAACGCCGATCCTTCCGCACGACGAGATTTGGAAAACTATTTTGAGCGATTAGTTCCGGAAAACGACCCTCATTACACTCATACCTACGAAGGCCCCGATGATATGCCCAGTCATATCAAAATGGCCCTTACCCGTTCTTCTGAAAATATTCCGTTTTCGAATGGCCGCTCTAGTCTGGGTACCTGGCAGGGAATGTTCTTGTGGGAGCATCGAACAGCGCCTCACAATCGGAAACTAACTGTAACCATCATGGGCGAATAG
- a CDS encoding PDZ domain-containing protein, with amino-acid sequence MSHPRAMKVRVISFVVSLVTLSGSLFAQSDSEYSSLQRRITGIFAENSNGVFRVMAAHTTYDEKGDLQIGQSSGTGFFISREGHILANASVVMNSDRTWFKFKGVDYSSELIGVEASNNLALLKANNLPENFTYFIPEPNQALPEVGSMAVMVSCPWTFDPSPLFTMVAGADTSFANREFDTTHFRINHTVRGGEGGAPLFDLNGRFLGILVRSTPAEIGYGYVLPATSVLRIRDDLLFAGKFIHGWVGIDLGVRSTIRDGRQIYLTEVMSNSPSAQAGLRKDDVLVRMGDFSIQSISDVRNAMFFARAGQFLDVQVFRDGVLQDFTVKVTERPEDLPKIPEPAKMTNPAEEINSDSVGEEEKPS; translated from the coding sequence TTGAGCCATCCTCGTGCCATGAAGGTTCGGGTAATCAGTTTTGTAGTTTCATTGGTCACATTGTCAGGATCTTTGTTTGCCCAGTCTGATAGCGAGTATAGCTCACTTCAGCGGCGTATTACGGGGATCTTTGCTGAAAATTCGAACGGCGTGTTTCGTGTAATGGCAGCCCATACGACCTACGATGAGAAGGGAGACCTGCAAATCGGGCAATCCAGCGGTACCGGGTTCTTCATAAGCAGGGAGGGGCACATTTTAGCTAACGCCTCTGTGGTTATGAACTCTGATCGGACGTGGTTTAAATTCAAAGGAGTTGATTATTCTTCGGAGCTAATAGGTGTAGAGGCCTCAAACAATCTCGCTCTTCTAAAAGCCAATAATCTTCCTGAAAACTTTACCTACTTTATTCCAGAGCCAAACCAGGCACTTCCAGAGGTCGGGTCAATGGCCGTAATGGTATCTTGCCCTTGGACCTTTGATCCCTCTCCGCTTTTTACGATGGTAGCTGGTGCAGACACGAGCTTTGCGAATAGGGAATTTGATACTACACATTTTCGAATAAACCATACGGTTCGAGGCGGAGAGGGTGGTGCTCCGCTTTTTGATCTGAATGGGCGATTTCTTGGTATTTTAGTTCGGTCTACTCCTGCTGAAATTGGCTATGGGTATGTATTACCAGCGACATCTGTACTTAGAATCCGCGACGATCTGCTTTTTGCCGGGAAATTTATTCACGGTTGGGTTGGTATCGATCTCGGAGTTCGATCAACTATTCGCGATGGCCGTCAGATATATCTGACAGAAGTTATGTCGAATTCTCCTTCGGCTCAGGCCGGGTTGAGAAAAGATGACGTATTGGTCCGGATGGGAGATTTTTCAATCCAATCAATATCGGATGTGCGCAACGCCATGTTTTTTGCCAGGGCCGGCCAATTTTTGGATGTCCAGGTTTTTAGAGATGGAGTACTTCAAGATTTCACCGTCAAAGTTACGGAGCGACCCGAGGATCTACCAAAAATCCCCGAACCTGCAAAAATGACCAATCCTGCAGAGGAAATAAATAGCGACTCGGTTGGTGAGGAAGAAAAACCTTCCTAA
- a CDS encoding sigma-70 family RNA polymerase sigma factor yields MNLVKAITHPFAGTSKALSERDSDWVVVQRVQSGDVAAFDELVIKYRERIYSVIYNLTSNKEDSYDLSQDSFIKAFQSIGRFQGKSSFFTWLYRIAVNTSLSHLKKNRHRRFLSYEHIAEETGSSDVLEVLATKTSAERPTLIKELQHKLNEALQTLSVKHRTVIVLFEIDKLSHQDIAEIMNCSVGTVRSRLHYAKKQLQSELQDLLD; encoded by the coding sequence GTGAATCTCGTTAAAGCTATAACACATCCATTCGCTGGAACTTCAAAGGCATTGTCCGAGAGAGACTCTGACTGGGTGGTTGTTCAGCGTGTGCAAAGTGGGGATGTAGCTGCATTCGACGAGTTAGTTATTAAATACCGGGAGCGTATCTACTCGGTTATTTATAACCTCACCTCCAATAAGGAGGATTCCTATGATCTTTCGCAGGATTCCTTTATTAAGGCCTTTCAATCTATTGGGCGCTTTCAGGGGAAATCCTCATTTTTCACGTGGCTTTATCGAATTGCTGTAAACACCAGCCTTTCACACTTGAAAAAGAACCGTCACCGCAGATTTCTTAGCTATGAGCACATAGCCGAAGAAACTGGGTCCAGCGATGTTCTTGAGGTTCTAGCTACCAAGACCAGCGCTGAAAGACCAACGTTAATAAAAGAATTACAACATAAATTGAACGAAGCGCTGCAAACGTTGTCTGTTAAGCATAGAACCGTAATTGTGTTGTTTGAAATTGATAAACTATCGCATCAAGACATCGCCGAAATTATGAACTGTTCAGTAGGCACTGTGCGCTCCCGACTGCACTACGCCAAAAAGCAGCTTCAATCAGAACTTCAAGACCTTTTAGATTAA
- a CDS encoding CPBP family intramembrane metalloprotease, which translates to MDSPLIQLCFLGIVAYVFYLWLSDLKKNKGGVAVPGALPGASSTSFKWIAIGVIGAVTLVIAETIGENVLGVSSEQTSMTLLLALVTIAAGFGEELIFRGYLVVQNKGSSTLWLSVLAFSIIFALIHPYLWSWEDGTLHIILTSKAIFSTSVVLLNSIWFYYLRFSVFNENKSLWPCIAAHASSNAAVFVVKLAQGHVSGLY; encoded by the coding sequence ATGGATTCTCCCCTTATACAGCTGTGTTTTTTAGGAATAGTAGCCTATGTCTTTTACCTTTGGCTTTCAGATCTCAAAAAAAACAAGGGCGGGGTTGCAGTGCCGGGTGCCTTGCCGGGAGCAAGCAGCACTTCATTTAAGTGGATTGCGATTGGGGTTATTGGCGCAGTCACTCTTGTGATTGCTGAAACGATCGGAGAGAATGTGCTTGGAGTCAGTTCTGAGCAAACGTCGATGACTCTCCTTCTTGCCCTGGTAACAATAGCCGCAGGATTTGGAGAGGAACTCATATTCCGAGGATATCTGGTTGTTCAAAACAAAGGCAGTTCAACCCTTTGGCTCAGTGTGTTAGCTTTTTCTATTATTTTTGCTCTGATTCACCCTTACCTTTGGAGTTGGGAAGATGGAACCCTTCATATAATTCTAACCAGCAAAGCCATCTTCAGCACAAGCGTAGTCCTCCTAAATTCAATTTGGTTCTACTATCTCAGGTTTTCAGTATTTAACGAAAATAAAAGCTTGTGGCCGTGTATAGCTGCACACGCTTCATCCAACGCGGCAGTTTTCGTTGTCAAGTTGGCCCAAGGACATGTGAGTGGACTTTACTAA